A segment of the Chryseobacterium scophthalmum genome:
AAACTACGACCGCTGAAAACACTAAAAATAAAAACAGATACACCCAAAAACTTCCGTGAAACGCATAAATAAACACGTTACAGAAAAGATAAAATAGGATAAATGGGTAATGTTTCATCTTTATTTTTAATTATTGGTTCTCCTTGTTGCCCTATGTTTTGTCATTCAGAATGTAGCGAAGCGAAATGAAGAATCTAAATGGTAAAGTTGAGATTCTTCCTTCGTCAGAATGACAAAGAGAGTGTTTTACTTTGCTGAATGAAATCAAGCTCTCTCCAACAAAACCAAACTATGGTCATTTCCACCCAAATGATTATATAAAAGAATACTTTTAATTTCTTTTTTCTTTAAATCATTAATCATCATCACCTCCGGAATTTCCTGATCTTTCAAAATATGACAAGCCATAAATGTTGAAAAACCACTTGCCGTATTGAATTCTCCACTCAAATGTTTATAATACAACATTGCTGAATTTGAAAATAAATCCATTGCTTTTTGATAATAAACATCAGATTTTGCATCTCCGCTGAATCCTAAAATAACAGCATCAATCTCATCATTTTTCAGATTGTTTTTAAACAAAAAATCTTCAATAAATTTTTGGGTTTCTTCTAAATCTAATTTATTACTTAATTGAATATCTTTTAGCTGAGCGTAAGAATTTTCTGTTTTATCTTTTCCTAAGACAAAAAAACTGGCGCCTTCACCCCAAATAACACCGTCGGTTTTTGAATTTATATAATCAACGGGAAAATCTTCTTCTTTTTTAATGGTATTGTTGAGCTTGTACAATTCCATTGTTCTGTCGGTTTGCTCGTCTGTAGAACCCACCAAAACATTCTCTGCTTCACCATCATTAATCTGTAATTTTGCATCTAAAAATGAAAATTCCAGAGACGAAGAAGTATTCACATACGTGAAATTGTAAGCGTGACATTGTAAACTTAAAGCGATTTGACCAGCCACGGTATTGTGAGTCGATTGAATAAAATAAGTAGGAGTTAAGAACTCTTCATTATTTTCAAGGACATTTTTTAAAAACTTTTCAGAATCCTGTGAACAGCCCATTCCTGTTCCTACAATAATGGCATCGGGTTTTTTGATTTCGGCTTCTTTCAATGCATATTGAGAAGCAACGGTGCTCATTTTTACCGTTTTAGACATTCTTCTGCTTGCTGCAGGCGGAATGAATTCCTTGTAATTAGGCTCAATGGCTTTTACAATCTGAATTGAATTTTCAGGCTTTAAATTTTGGAAAAAGTTTTCGTTTAGAGTGTCCTGAACCGAGATGCAGGCTGCACTGTTGATGTAAACTGCACTCACGATTTTGAAAAAATTAAGGTTGAACAATTTCCTCCAAATCCGAATGAATTGGAAAGAACGTGATTGATATTTTTCTCTTTAAGCTCAGTTACTGGGGGCAAATCAAATTCTTCCATCTTGGTTTTAAAATTAAGATTCGGGAAAATCACATTATTTTGCATTGCCAAAATCGAATAAACCGCTTCAATTCCTGCAGCGGCAGCCAAAGTATGACCTGTAAATGCTTTTGTAGAACTGAATTCCGGAACGTGGTTTTCACCAAAAATTCTAATCATTGCAATACCTTCAGACAAATCATTATTGGGTGTTGCTGTTCCGTGAACGTTGATATAATCGATGTTTTCTTTATCTAAACCTGAAACTTTTAAAGCTTTTTCCATTGCTAAATAAGCACCTTGTCCGTTTTCCGAAGAAGCGGTTTGGTGATGTGCATCATTAGCGTTTCCATATCCTGAAAGATAAGCTAAAACTTTTTTGTTTTCTTTTTTCACGATTTCGTCAGATTCCAAAACAATAAAAGCGGCGGCTTCACCGAGATTCAGACCTTTTCTATCGTTATCGAAAGGCGTGTTGTAAGAATCCGTCAAAATCATCAAGGTATTGAATCCGTTCAAAGTAAATTTTGAAAGAGAATCTGTTCCTCCGACAATTACACGATCCAAAACACCATTTTTGATGAGCTTTGCACCCATCATAATTGCGTTTGCTGCAGATGAACAGGCCGTGCTAATTGTAGAAACCATCCCTTTCAGACCTAATAAATCTGCAATAGCCAATGATGAATTTCCGGCATCGTGAGAGTCGATGTATTTTTGCTTTTCAGGGAAATCTTCGTAAGTGTAGAAATATTTTTCGGTGATATCCATTCCTCCAACGCTGGTTGAGGAAATGAGCCCGGTTTTATATTCATTAATATCCGAAATTCCGGCACTTTCTACAGCTTCTTTTGCGGCAACCATTCCTAACAAAGCGGTTCTTGTTACATTGTTATCTTCAGCAAGCTGAAGTTTCTGTATCAATTCTTCATTAGACAATTTTATCTCACCAGTTTTGATACTTCCTGCGTGGCGTGTT
Coding sequences within it:
- a CDS encoding beta-ketoacyl-[acyl-carrier-protein] synthase family protein, with the translated sequence MSQKIAITGMGIISSIGNNVEENFISLTTGKHGISDIEMFETRHAGSIKTGEIKLSNEELIQKLQLAEDNNVTRTALLGMVAAKEAVESAGISDINEYKTGLISSTSVGGMDITEKYFYTYEDFPEKQKYIDSHDAGNSSLAIADLLGLKGMVSTISTACSSAANAIMMGAKLIKNGVLDRVIVGGTDSLSKFTLNGFNTLMILTDSYNTPFDNDRKGLNLGEAAAFIVLESDEIVKKENKKVLAYLSGYGNANDAHHQTASSENGQGAYLAMEKALKVSGLDKENIDYINVHGTATPNNDLSEGIAMIRIFGENHVPEFSSTKAFTGHTLAAAAGIEAVYSILAMQNNVIFPNLNFKTKMEEFDLPPVTELKEKNINHVLSNSFGFGGNCSTLIFSKS
- a CDS encoding beta-ketoacyl synthase N-terminal-like domain-containing protein produces the protein MSAVYINSAACISVQDTLNENFFQNLKPENSIQIVKAIEPNYKEFIPPAASRRMSKTVKMSTVASQYALKEAEIKKPDAIIVGTGMGCSQDSEKFLKNVLENNEEFLTPTYFIQSTHNTVAGQIALSLQCHAYNFTYVNTSSSLEFSFLDAKLQINDGEAENVLVGSTDEQTDRTMELYKLNNTIKKEEDFPVDYINSKTDGVIWGEGASFFVLGKDKTENSYAQLKDIQLSNKLDLEETQKFIEDFLFKNNLKNDEIDAVILGFSGDAKSDVYYQKAMDLFSNSAMLYYKHLSGEFNTASGFSTFMACHILKDQEIPEVMMINDLKKKEIKSILLYNHLGGNDHSLVLLERA